GAACCGCCTGATGCACATGCCGGCCGTAAAGTCCTTTTCCTCCGAATGCCGGCAGCAGGGCCGGATGAATGTTCAGAATCCGGTTTTGATATTTTTGGATCACAGCGGTCGGAACTTTTTTCATATACCCCGCCAAAACAACAAGTTCAGTGTTCAGATCAGTCAGAATCTGCAGCATACGCTGTTCAAATTCCCGGGCATTTGGACAGGTTTTACCGGACACATGCAGCGCCTGGATTCCGCGATCGCGGGCTTTGCTCATCACGCCGCATGTCGAATTGTTGCTGATGACCCCGACGATCTCTGCATCAAGCTGACCGCTTTGAATTGCATCATAAACGGAATCAATATTGGATCCCCGTCCGGAACCCAATGCTGTAATACGCAAAGGATGTCTGCTGCTCATGTCACGCCTTTCTCCAAAAACTGCACAGTATTCATATCTGCATCGATACGCACCCGGCACCCGAGGGGCAGAGTGTACTTTTCATGAATATGACCGTAGGGAAATCCTGTTATCACCGGAATCGACAATGATGACAAATAATGCTGCATCAGATCCGCCAGTGTGAGAGGCGGATCGTGATCATCCGGCATCAGATCAACAAACTCACCCAGTACAACTCCGGCAAGGCGGTCGAGGATACCGGCATTCCGCAACTGCGACAGGTAGCGGTCAATTTTATAAAGATTTTCTCCCACATCTTCGAGGAGAAGAACAGCGCCGTCAAAATCGGGACAATAGGCTGTACCGATCATCGCCGAGATCACGGACAGACAGCCGCCCAACAGAGGACCTTCTGCCGACCCGTAAAAATCCGGCCAGTCGGCAGGCGCCTCACCTGACTCTAATATCCCGGGATCATCACCGGTCAACACAGCCCACAAGGATTGGCCGGTCAGCGGAGCAGGACGGCTCAATTCTACAGCCACCAGCGGACCGGAAAAGGTAATCCATCCGAGACGCTGATAAAAGGCCAGCTGCAACGCGGTAATATCGCTGTATCCCATTATAATTTTGGGAAACGCTGCAATACGATTCCATTCGAGCTGGTTCAGCAGGCGTGTGCTGCCGTATCCGCCGCGGCTGCAAAACACAGCTTTAACCTCCGGGTCCAGGAGCATGCGGTTTAAATCTGCGGCTCGTTGTTTATCCGTACCGGCCAGATAGCCGTATTGGGAGCGAATAAATTTTCCTGTTTTTACACGGTATCCGCATCGCTCAATATAGCGGACCCCGTCTTGCAGCATCTCCAGTTTACCGGGACTCAGACTTCCGGCCGGAGAGAGAATGCCGATCAAGTCGCCGGGATGCAATGCAGCCGGTTTCATACCCATAACACCTGATCACTGATTTCCGGCATAGCGCTGCAACTCATGTATGGAAACCGGATAAAGCATCTCGTAATTGCCGAATCCGGTCCGGTCGTAAAATTCAAACTGGCGGTTGATGGAATAATATTGCCACACCTGATAGGGCCGGGAATTGGCGGGATAGTTATTGGAAACGATATTATCCGGAGGTCCCAGGATGATAAAAACCATACCGCGGTCAGTGCGCCAACCGTCGCGTTTCATCACACCGAAATGCCGGTTGGCCGCTTCCACCCTTGCGTAAAAATTATACATAGTTTCGTTGTAATCATTACCGGGGGTGGGATCTTTATCAGCCCAAAACTCCTGAAACGCTTCCAACTGTTCATCGCCTTTGGCCTTTTTCAGCTTTTTCCACTCGTCACCCTTTGCGGCGTAGCGGGCCTGTTGAATAGCTGTCTCTAAATCCTGTGCGTTACTGGGCAGTCCCTGCCAGCGGATATAAAACGGTTTTTCCAGCTTGAAACTTTTTTCCTCATTTTTCACACGGATGGTCAGCATGTACGCGTCGTGTTTGAGCGTATCAGTGGTCAGCGGAAACGTAATGACATCTTTTTCGCCTGACAGGAAAAAAGGAAATCCTGACTTTATTTCCATATCCGTGTGCTCGCCTTTAATCTCATAATCGATCTGCACGGAATCCAGCCGGTTCGGATTGTAAATTTCAAAATAAACCTGTGTATTGCGCCCCAGACCTTTTTGCCGGGTGGTCACCTCCGGTACGATACTTTCCACACCTCCCCGGGGATTGCGGTTGACATGCCGGGTAAATGTCAGACCGCCTGCTGAAATTCGATCCGTTGGAAAATCCTGCAATTTGACCTCAGCCTGAGCCTTGTATTGTTCTTTGCGCTGTTCATCCTGTACGTAAACCTCCACGTCGTATTTGTCCGGTTCAACTTCAAAAGCGGCATTGGTCAAAGACACATTTCGGCGGCTGTTGGTCAGCTCGTAGGTATCCACATTCACGGTCTCCTGCCAAAGATCACCGGTCACCTGATTGCCGTTTTTCTTAATGGCGACGCTCACTTCATAACTGGCGGTATAGCCTTTTTCCGACTTTAGAAATTGTAAATCATCGTATACCACTTCCAGCAGCAGAGTCAGCCGCGATTTATCCGGATTCTGTGGAGGCTTGCTGTTGACGATATCATAAAAAAACATGCTGTTTTCCCGGGTGCGTTCCAGTACCGTCTGTCCCCGGAGGACAGAAACAAATAACAGACATATTAAAAACACTAAAAATTTCATAGTCAACCTCGGGTTACATTTACCTTTGACAGCTGATTCCGGGTGAGATTTAAACATACTCTCCTTTTAAATCATAAACATCAGCTGAGGTAATTTTAATTCGATAAAACATTCCGGGGACTGCATCGTTACCGAGCAGAACGCTGTTATCAATTTCAGGCGCATCCCAAACGGTTCGCGCTGATACAATATCCGGGGAAACAAATGAATCTGCCAATATTTTAACGGTCCTGCCGACAAGTTGTTCATTTTTTGCCAGTGAAATATCGGACTGCAGCTGCATAATTTCGGACTGACGTTCGCGCTTGACCTCTTCCGGCACAGAATCCATCCATCGAAAGGCCCGGGTGCCTTCTTCATGAGAGTAGGTAAAAACACCAAGGCGTTCAAACTCTGTTTGCCGGATAAATTCCAACAGTTCATTGAACTGGTCTTCGGTTTCACCCGGAAAACCGGTGATCACCGAAGTGCGCAATGCCAGATCAGGGATACGTTGTCTTAATTTCAGAATCAGGTCTGTAATATCACGCCGGGTCACAAAACGTCCCATACGCTTGAGGATCGGATCAGATATATGCTGGATGGGAAGATCAATATCAGGGCACAATATGCTCACTGTCAGCGAGCACATCGATCAAACGATCGGTCCAATGGGCCGGATGGGTGTACAAGAGGCGGATCCAGTGAACACCGTCCATGACATTCAGGGTCTGCAGAATATCGCTCAGACTGACGTCCGCACTCAGATCCGCGCCATAGCTGGTGATATCCTGGGCCACCAGGATGAGTTCCTTGACATTGCGGTTGATCATCTCACCCGCTTCCCGGTAAACGGCTTGCGGTTCCCGGCTTACAAGGTCTCCCTTGATCAGAGGAATAGCGCAATAGGAACAGCGATTATTGCAACCGTTTGAAAGCTGCAGATACGCATAATGCGAAGGCGTCAAATAGTGGCGCATAAAATCCGCGTCGCCAAAAGCCAGATCGGTCTTTAATTCCCGCAAGGTTTGATAGGGATTGATAGAAAAATAAAATGCGTCGACCTCGGGCAGTTCTCTGACGAGTTCAGATTTATAACGCTGCGGCAGACACCCGCTGACCACAACGCGACGGCTGCGGTTTCCCTGCAATGTAACGATATTCAGGATTTCATCAATAGACTCTTGCTTGGCCGGTTCGATAAAGGCACAGGTGTTGACGAGCACCACATCCGCATGAGTGATATCCTGTGTAATCTGGACATGCGGCTTTAATCCACCTAAAATAATTTCAAGGTCAACCTGGTTTTTGGGACATCCCAGATTTATACAAGCCAGTTTTTTCACTGTAGCAACGCCTCTACAAAGGTTTCCGGATCAAATTCGGTCAGATCATCCACCTGCTCTCCCACACCGACATAGCGAACCGGCAATCCCAGTTCACGCTGGATGGAAAACACGATTCCGCCTTTGGCTGTACCATCCAGTTTGGCCAGGATAACACCATCCACATCAACAATCTGAGTAAACTGTTTGGCCTGGGACA
This genomic window from candidate division KSB1 bacterium contains:
- the purN gene encoding phosphoribosylglycinamide formyltransferase is translated as MSSRHPLRITALGSGRGSNIDSVYDAIQSGQLDAEIVGVISNNSTCGVMSKARDRGIQALHVSGKTCPNAREFEQRMLQILTDLNTELVVLAGYMKKVPTAVIQKYQNRILNIHPALLPAFGGKGLYGRHVHQAVLDYGAKVSGATVHLVDVEYDTGPPVVQECVPVYSDDTPDSLAARVLEVEHRILPRAVRLFAEKRIEIDGRRVVIRDQVRLVR
- a CDS encoding LD-carboxypeptidase, which codes for MKPAALHPGDLIGILSPAGSLSPGKLEMLQDGVRYIERCGYRVKTGKFIRSQYGYLAGTDKQRAADLNRMLLDPEVKAVFCSRGGYGSTRLLNQLEWNRIAAFPKIIMGYSDITALQLAFYQRLGWITFSGPLVAVELSRPAPLTGQSLWAVLTGDDPGILESGEAPADWPDFYGSAEGPLLGGCLSVISAMIGTAYCPDFDGAVLLLEDVGENLYKIDRYLSQLRNAGILDRLAGVVLGEFVDLMPDDHDPPLTLADLMQHYLSSLSIPVITGFPYGHIHEKYTLPLGCRVRIDADMNTVQFLEKGVT
- a CDS encoding GWxTD domain-containing protein; this translates as MKFLVFLICLLFVSVLRGQTVLERTRENSMFFYDIVNSKPPQNPDKSRLTLLLEVVYDDLQFLKSEKGYTASYEVSVAIKKNGNQVTGDLWQETVNVDTYELTNSRRNVSLTNAAFEVEPDKYDVEVYVQDEQRKEQYKAQAEVKLQDFPTDRISAGGLTFTRHVNRNPRGGVESIVPEVTTRQKGLGRNTQVYFEIYNPNRLDSVQIDYEIKGEHTDMEIKSGFPFFLSGEKDVITFPLTTDTLKHDAYMLTIRVKNEEKSFKLEKPFYIRWQGLPSNAQDLETAIQQARYAAKGDEWKKLKKAKGDEQLEAFQEFWADKDPTPGNDYNETMYNFYARVEAANRHFGVMKRDGWRTDRGMVFIILGPPDNIVSNNYPANSRPYQVWQYYSINRQFEFYDRTGFGNYEMLYPVSIHELQRYAGNQ
- a CDS encoding radical SAM protein, whose translation is MSILCPDIDLPIQHISDPILKRMGRFVTRRDITDLILKLRQRIPDLALRTSVITGFPGETEDQFNELLEFIRQTEFERLGVFTYSHEEGTRAFRWMDSVPEEVKRERQSEIMQLQSDISLAKNEQLVGRTVKILADSFVSPDIVSARTVWDAPEIDNSVLLGNDAVPGMFYRIKITSADVYDLKGEYV
- a CDS encoding radical SAM protein, with translation MKKLACINLGCPKNQVDLEIILGGLKPHVQITQDITHADVVLVNTCAFIEPAKQESIDEILNIVTLQGNRSRRVVVSGCLPQRYKSELVRELPEVDAFYFSINPYQTLRELKTDLAFGDADFMRHYLTPSHYAYLQLSNGCNNRCSYCAIPLIKGDLVSREPQAVYREAGEMINRNVKELILVAQDITSYGADLSADVSLSDILQTLNVMDGVHWIRLLYTHPAHWTDRLIDVLADSEHIVP